In a genomic window of Sphingomonas koreensis:
- a CDS encoding beta-galactosidase produces MRTILLAAAAALALAPAVSAQTVFPNRATAFADKPAIAVGVAWYPEQWPEDRWAVDLDMMKASGFNTVRIGEFAWARMEPEEGKFDFAWMDRAIAAAVKRGFMVVIGTPSAAPPAWLTQNYPDTLRVDENGQRASHGGRRHFSFASRRYRELSRRIAVEMATRYGKHPSVVGWQVDNEVGPPSWDAESVAAWHAFLKQRYGTIDALNRRWTTQYWSQFYNDWSQIPLRQTGQQNPGLLLDFRHFTTAVWTDYIQNQARAIRPLIDRRAWITTNTMFWNAGFDHFVMHRDLDLASWDNYIPDGRPDWVANGANHALVRGYKQRNFWLMETQPGRVDWVPVNRALDPGQVRELAWQSVSHGSDGVLYWQWRPARNGQETYHGAVLGQDGEPNPIHAEITQIAKELTAAAPLLADTGPAAKVAMLWSYDSRWAIDLQRHHRDFDPVKAFTDVYRPLRVQSQGVHVVSPDAALAAYPLVVAPNLNVVTQAQADRLAAYVRGGGHLVLGPRSGMKDDANALWPQRQPGPLSDLLGAMVEQYYALDAPVGIKGELGKGKVAIWAEEIRPDAVDVRVIATYTDPGGWLDGKPAAVTRKVGRGSITYFGAWLDPATMNTLAARLLGEAKIAPLIPEAHADLEISERAGGGKRVMIVINHGTGARPLTPPSGARFVSGDWAGGQMKAHGVALFQLK; encoded by the coding sequence ATGCGGACGATCCTTCTCGCCGCCGCCGCGGCGCTTGCACTGGCTCCCGCCGTTTCCGCGCAGACCGTCTTCCCCAACCGGGCGACCGCCTTTGCCGACAAGCCCGCGATCGCAGTCGGCGTCGCCTGGTATCCCGAGCAATGGCCCGAGGACCGCTGGGCGGTCGATCTCGACATGATGAAGGCGTCGGGCTTCAACACCGTCCGCATCGGCGAGTTCGCCTGGGCGCGGATGGAGCCGGAGGAAGGGAAGTTCGACTTTGCCTGGATGGACCGCGCGATCGCGGCGGCGGTCAAGCGCGGTTTCATGGTGGTGATCGGCACGCCGAGCGCCGCGCCGCCGGCCTGGCTGACACAGAACTATCCGGACACGCTGCGGGTCGACGAGAACGGCCAGCGCGCCAGCCATGGCGGGCGCCGCCATTTCTCCTTCGCGAGCAGGCGGTACCGCGAGCTCTCGCGCCGTATCGCGGTGGAGATGGCGACGCGCTACGGCAAGCATCCTTCGGTGGTCGGCTGGCAGGTCGACAATGAGGTCGGGCCGCCGTCCTGGGACGCGGAATCGGTCGCGGCGTGGCACGCCTTCCTCAAGCAGCGCTACGGCACGATCGACGCGCTCAATCGCCGCTGGACGACGCAATATTGGAGCCAGTTCTACAACGACTGGAGCCAGATCCCGCTGCGCCAGACGGGTCAGCAGAATCCCGGGCTGCTGCTCGACTTCCGCCATTTCACCACCGCGGTGTGGACCGACTATATCCAGAATCAGGCGCGCGCGATCCGGCCGCTGATCGACAGGCGCGCGTGGATCACCACCAACACGATGTTCTGGAACGCCGGCTTCGACCATTTCGTCATGCACCGCGATCTCGATCTGGCGAGCTGGGACAATTACATCCCCGATGGCCGCCCGGACTGGGTCGCGAACGGCGCCAATCACGCACTGGTCCGCGGGTACAAGCAGCGGAATTTCTGGCTGATGGAGACGCAGCCGGGCCGGGTGGACTGGGTGCCGGTCAACCGCGCGCTCGATCCGGGGCAGGTGCGCGAACTGGCGTGGCAGTCGGTCAGCCACGGCTCGGACGGCGTGCTCTACTGGCAGTGGCGCCCGGCGCGGAACGGACAGGAGACCTATCACGGCGCGGTGCTGGGGCAGGACGGCGAACCCAATCCGATCCATGCCGAGATCACGCAGATCGCGAAGGAACTGACCGCCGCCGCACCCTTGCTCGCGGACACCGGCCCCGCGGCCAAGGTCGCGATGCTCTGGTCCTATGACAGCCGCTGGGCGATCGACCTGCAGCGCCATCATCGCGACTTCGATCCCGTGAAGGCCTTCACCGACGTCTATCGCCCGCTGCGTGTGCAGAGCCAGGGCGTGCATGTCGTGTCGCCCGATGCGGCGCTGGCGGCCTATCCGCTGGTCGTCGCGCCGAACCTCAACGTGGTCACGCAGGCACAGGCCGACCGGCTCGCCGCCTATGTCCGGGGTGGCGGGCATCTCGTGCTCGGGCCGCGCTCGGGGATGAAGGACGATGCCAACGCGCTGTGGCCGCAGCGCCAGCCGGGGCCGCTCTCGGACCTGCTCGGGGCTATGGTCGAGCAATATTATGCGCTCGACGCGCCGGTCGGCATCAAGGGCGAGCTGGGCAAGGGCAAGGTCGCGATCTGGGCCGAGGAGATTCGCCCGGATGCCGTCGACGTCCGCGTGATTGCGACCTATACCGATCCCGGCGGCTGGCTCGACGGCAAGCCCGCGGCGGTAACGCGCAAGGTCGGGCGCGGCAGCATCACCTATTTCGGAGCGTGGCTCGATCCGGCGACGATGAACACGCTGGCGGCGCGGCTATTGGGAGAGGCGAAGATCGCGCCGCTCATTCCCGAGGCGCATGCCGATCTCGAGATCAGCGAACGCGCAGGCGGCGGCAAGCGGGTGATGATCGTGATCAATCACGGTACCGGCGCAAGGCCGCTGACGCCGCCAAGCGGTGCGCGCTTCGTCAGTGGCGATTGGGCTGGGGGGCAGATGAAGGCGCATGGCGTGGCGCTGTTCCAGCTCAAATGA
- a CDS encoding SGNH/GDSL hydrolase family protein has translation MKWLLAPAAALLLTAAAAPERWIAAWTAPPIGYEPRIRDGLGRPYRDETVRQVVRAGIAGRTLRIRLSNELGDTPLRLGGASIVRLDAAGAPVPGSWRALRFAGAADVIIPARAPYLSDAVAFPVAAGERFAVTVHYAGEAEAAAHAQMVDVAPGNQTGSVVLTDAKRARASGIVSGVEVTGSRETRVLVAFGDSITEGAGATQSKAMSWPDQLQRLLAGSPGGRCWSVANAGISGNRLLNNGRGPNALSRLERDVLGVPGVTHVVFLEGINDIGRVSDPARAHEQASAAQLIAAHRQLLARAKAAGLKVIVGTLLPYEGAAYADAEGEQRRQAVNRWIRANARQYDAVIDFDVAMQEPGKPGVMRLAWQIGDHLHPNDAGYTAMAKTALPVVLRQGCGG, from the coding sequence ATGAAGTGGCTGCTCGCACCCGCCGCCGCGTTGCTGCTGACCGCAGCGGCCGCGCCCGAACGCTGGATCGCGGCGTGGACCGCGCCGCCGATCGGCTATGAGCCCAGGATCCGCGATGGCCTTGGCCGGCCCTATCGCGACGAGACGGTGCGGCAGGTGGTACGCGCCGGGATCGCGGGCCGTACGCTGCGCATCCGGCTGTCGAACGAGCTTGGCGATACGCCGCTGCGGCTCGGCGGCGCATCGATCGTGCGGCTCGATGCCGCGGGCGCGCCGGTGCCGGGGAGCTGGCGGGCGCTGCGCTTTGCGGGAGCGGCTGACGTCATCATCCCGGCGCGTGCCCCCTATCTCAGCGACGCGGTCGCGTTTCCGGTCGCGGCGGGCGAGCGGTTCGCCGTCACCGTCCATTATGCCGGCGAAGCCGAGGCCGCGGCGCATGCGCAGATGGTCGATGTCGCGCCGGGCAACCAGACCGGGTCGGTGGTGCTGACGGATGCCAAGCGCGCTCGGGCATCGGGCATCGTGTCGGGCGTCGAGGTGACCGGCAGTCGCGAGACCCGCGTGCTGGTCGCGTTCGGCGATTCGATCACCGAAGGCGCCGGCGCGACCCAGAGCAAGGCGATGAGCTGGCCCGACCAGCTCCAGCGATTGCTCGCCGGATCGCCCGGCGGCCGTTGCTGGTCGGTCGCCAATGCCGGGATCAGCGGCAACCGGCTGCTGAACAACGGGCGCGGTCCCAACGCGCTGTCGCGGTTGGAGCGCGATGTGCTGGGCGTGCCCGGCGTGACGCATGTCGTGTTCCTCGAAGGGATCAACGACATCGGAAGGGTCAGCGACCCGGCGCGTGCCCATGAGCAGGCAAGTGCCGCGCAGCTCATCGCCGCGCACCGCCAGTTGCTGGCACGCGCCAAGGCCGCGGGGCTGAAGGTCATCGTCGGGACATTGCTGCCCTATGAGGGCGCGGCCTATGCCGATGCGGAGGGCGAGCAGCGGCGGCAGGCGGTCAACCGCTGGATCCGCGCGAACGCACGGCAATATGATGCGGTGATCGACTTCGATGTGGCGATGCAGGAACCGGGTAAACCCGGCGTGATGCGGCTCGCCTGGCAGATCGGCGACCACCTCCACCCCAATGACGCGGGTTACACGGCAATGGCTAAGACCGCGCTGCCAGTGGTGCTGCGGCAGGGGTGCGGGGGGTAG
- a CDS encoding beta-galactosidase → MIGRRDLLGGAIAGAGLAALPAQATHDPLAPYRTPYKHPKLILGGSGVKGSFDEKAVDCPFVFSANGKFYLTYVGFDGTGYQTGICESHDLLNWQRLGLIMARDPADPVTRHNIACASILRENDLRSPARLVKVDGHYVAAWHAYPSPGYEEGPAVIGLAFSKDFMRWERGPVILRAEDGAEWERGGLYKPYLVKVGDTFHLYYNAKTAGTPWKEQTGLAISKDLKRWTRHPASPLLRFGPKGAPDDRFASDPVVVTHEGKWAMFYFGLSTDGFARDLIALGDSPTAFTKQSEVLVDVGPPGSIDEKYAHKPAVIWHDGALYHFYCAVSGKWPNDVRGLAVARSRPW, encoded by the coding sequence ATGATCGGACGGCGCGACCTGCTGGGCGGCGCTATCGCGGGCGCGGGGCTTGCCGCACTTCCGGCACAGGCCACGCACGACCCGCTCGCGCCCTATCGCACGCCGTACAAGCATCCGAAGCTGATCCTCGGCGGCTCGGGCGTGAAGGGCAGCTTTGACGAGAAGGCGGTCGATTGTCCGTTCGTCTTCTCGGCGAACGGCAAATTCTACCTCACCTATGTCGGCTTCGACGGCACCGGCTACCAGACCGGCATCTGCGAATCGCATGACCTGCTGAACTGGCAGCGGCTGGGCCTGATCATGGCGCGCGATCCCGCCGATCCGGTCACGCGCCATAACATCGCCTGCGCCTCGATCCTGCGCGAGAACGATCTGCGCAGCCCGGCCCGGCTGGTGAAGGTCGATGGCCATTATGTCGCCGCCTGGCATGCCTATCCCAGCCCCGGCTATGAGGAAGGCCCGGCGGTGATCGGGCTGGCCTTCAGCAAGGACTTCATGCGCTGGGAACGCGGCCCGGTGATCCTGCGCGCCGAGGATGGCGCGGAATGGGAGCGCGGCGGGCTCTACAAGCCGTATCTGGTCAAGGTCGGCGACACATTCCACCTCTATTACAACGCCAAGACCGCCGGCACGCCGTGGAAGGAACAGACCGGCCTTGCCATCTCGAAAGACCTCAAGCGCTGGACGCGTCACCCGGCCAGTCCGCTGCTGCGCTTCGGCCCCAAGGGCGCGCCCGACGACCGCTTCGCCAGCGATCCCGTCGTGGTTACGCATGAAGGCAAATGGGCGATGTTCTATTTCGGCCTGTCGACCGACGGTTTCGCCCGCGACCTGATCGCGCTCGGCGACAGCCCGACCGCCTTCACCAAGCAGAGCGAGGTGCTGGTCGATGTCGGCCCGCCCGGATCGATCGACGAGAAATATGCGCACAAGCCCGCGGTGATCTGGCACGATGGTGCGCTCTATCACTTCTATTGCGCGGTCAGCGGAAAATGGCCCAACGACGTGCGCGGGCTGGCGGTGGCGCGGTCCCGGCCGTGGTGA
- a CDS encoding alpha-L-fucosidase, with amino-acid sequence MFGRNLKWLGAAAIALAGTAPGLAQRAEQWPMETPRGAVAAQLAKVKQGVGAGPFKSDWDTLRAYRTPEWFRDAKFGIFIHWGVYSVPGFANEWYSRNMYVPGNKAYEHHRKTYGPQDKFGYKDFIPLFRAEKFDPAAWVKLFADAGARYVVPVAEHCDGFAMYASDFTRWDSSEMGPKRDVTGEIAKAARAQGMHFGLSSHRAEHWWWYHKGRSFPSDVADPKNRGLYGPAAPTGLPADNPDAWPDSSQLQNWMPPSREFLDDWMARTSELIDKYRPELIYFDWWTSAPLYEPLMRDTAAYYYNRSAAWRQPGIIAYKGSQFAEGSAMFDMERGKSDALKLTPWQSDTSISIHSWGYAQNDSYRTPKSLIADLIDIVSKNGNLLLNVGPRADGTIPDEIASVLAGMGAWLRVNGEAIYGTRPFHYFGEGPTSSGQVRVGGQVEESSKKGFVPADIRFTTKGDTLYVMGLERPADGAVLVKTLYAGTPYLPAPIRHIELLGRGKIDWKQTARGLEIRLPADASGGMPYALKVRVK; translated from the coding sequence GTGTTCGGACGCAATCTGAAATGGCTCGGCGCGGCGGCGATCGCGCTCGCTGGCACGGCTCCCGGCCTCGCGCAGCGTGCGGAACAATGGCCGATGGAAACCCCGCGCGGGGCCGTCGCGGCGCAGCTCGCCAAGGTGAAGCAGGGCGTCGGCGCCGGGCCTTTCAAATCCGACTGGGATACGCTGCGCGCCTATCGCACCCCCGAATGGTTCCGCGACGCCAAGTTCGGCATCTTCATCCATTGGGGGGTCTATTCGGTGCCGGGCTTCGCGAACGAATGGTATTCGCGGAACATGTATGTGCCGGGCAACAAGGCCTATGAGCACCACCGCAAGACATATGGCCCGCAGGACAAGTTCGGTTACAAGGACTTCATTCCGCTGTTCAGAGCGGAGAAGTTCGACCCCGCCGCCTGGGTGAAATTGTTCGCCGATGCGGGCGCGCGTTATGTCGTGCCCGTCGCCGAGCATTGCGACGGCTTTGCGATGTACGCGTCGGACTTCACCCGCTGGGATTCGTCCGAGATGGGGCCGAAGCGCGACGTGACGGGGGAGATCGCAAAGGCGGCGCGCGCGCAGGGCATGCATTTCGGCCTGTCGTCCCACCGCGCCGAACATTGGTGGTGGTACCACAAGGGCCGCAGCTTCCCCTCCGACGTCGCCGACCCGAAGAATCGCGGCCTCTATGGCCCCGCCGCGCCGACGGGCCTTCCCGCCGACAATCCCGACGCCTGGCCCGACAGCAGCCAGTTGCAGAACTGGATGCCGCCGAGCCGCGAGTTCCTGGACGACTGGATGGCGCGCACGTCGGAGCTGATCGACAAATACCGGCCCGAGCTCATCTATTTCGACTGGTGGACGTCGGCGCCGCTCTACGAGCCGCTGATGCGGGACACCGCGGCCTATTACTACAACCGCTCCGCCGCGTGGCGGCAGCCGGGGATCATCGCCTACAAGGGGTCGCAGTTCGCCGAAGGGTCGGCGATGTTCGACATGGAGCGCGGCAAGAGCGACGCGCTCAAGCTAACCCCATGGCAGTCGGACACGTCGATCAGCATCCACAGCTGGGGCTATGCCCAGAATGACAGCTACCGCACCCCCAAGTCGCTGATCGCCGATCTGATCGACATCGTCAGCAAGAACGGCAACCTGCTGCTCAATGTCGGCCCCAGGGCGGACGGCACGATCCCCGACGAGATCGCCAGCGTGCTCGCCGGCATGGGCGCATGGCTCAGGGTCAATGGCGAGGCGATCTACGGCACGCGGCCCTTCCACTATTTCGGCGAGGGGCCGACCAGCTCGGGGCAGGTGCGCGTCGGCGGGCAGGTCGAGGAATCGTCGAAAAAGGGGTTCGTCCCCGCCGATATCCGGTTCACGACAAAGGGCGACACGCTCTACGTCATGGGTCTGGAGCGACCCGCCGACGGCGCGGTGCTGGTCAAGACGCTCTATGCCGGCACGCCCTATCTGCCCGCACCGATCAGGCACATCGAGCTGCTCGGCAGGGGCAAGATCGACTGGAAGCAGACCGCGCGGGGGCTGGAGATCAGGCTGCCCGCCGACGCCAGTGGCGGCATGCCCTATGCGCTCAAGGTCCGCGTGAAGTGA
- a CDS encoding FadR/GntR family transcriptional regulator, with protein sequence MPQTGRGTGRRLRGAVAHYLGTAIVSGAIQPGERLTGEVDNSAALNVSRSAYREAVQVLTAKGLVESRTKAGTRVLPRSRWNLLDPDVLAWAFSGEPDIGYVRDLFELRAIVEPAAARLAAERRDKEDIRAMRDALGRMRRHTLATEAGRAADRDFHDAVLRASRNSVLITLSASIGAAVNWTTQFKQRGRALPRDPVPDHVRVGDAIIAGDAAASEAAMHALVELALQDTRSVMA encoded by the coding sequence ATGCCGCAGACCGGCCGGGGTACGGGCAGGCGACTGCGCGGTGCCGTGGCGCATTATCTGGGTACCGCGATCGTCAGCGGAGCGATCCAGCCCGGCGAGCGACTGACCGGGGAAGTCGATAATTCCGCCGCACTCAACGTGTCGCGCAGCGCGTATCGCGAAGCGGTTCAGGTGCTCACAGCCAAAGGGCTGGTCGAAAGCCGGACCAAGGCCGGCACGCGCGTGCTGCCGCGCAGCCGCTGGAACCTGCTCGACCCCGATGTCCTCGCCTGGGCGTTCTCGGGCGAGCCCGATATCGGCTATGTCCGCGACCTGTTCGAGTTGCGCGCGATCGTCGAGCCGGCTGCGGCACGGCTCGCGGCCGAGCGGCGCGACAAGGAGGATATCCGCGCCATGCGCGATGCGCTCGGCCGGATGCGCCGCCATACGCTCGCGACCGAGGCGGGGCGCGCCGCCGATCGTGATTTCCATGACGCGGTCTTGCGCGCCTCGCGCAATTCCGTGCTGATCACGCTCAGCGCCAGTATCGGCGCCGCAGTCAACTGGACCACCCAGTTCAAACAGCGCGGTCGCGCGCTGCCGCGCGACCCGGTGCCCGACCATGTGCGGGTGGGCGACGCGATCATTGCCGGCGATGCCGCCGCCTCCGAAGCGGCGATGCACGCGCTGGTCGAACTGGCGTTGCAGGACACGCGCTCCGTGATGGCCTGA
- a CDS encoding IlvD/Edd family dehydratase, whose amino-acid sequence MTEERKLRSAAWFDNPDNIDMTALYLERYLNFGLSLKELRSGRPIIGIAQTGSDLSPCNRHHLVLAERVREGIRDAGGIAIEFPVHPIQETGKRPTAGLDRNLAYLGLVEALYGYPLDGVVLTIGCDKTTPACLMAAATVNIPAIALSVGPMLNGWHKGERTGSGTIVWKARQMLAAGEIDDDEFIRLVASSAPSTGYCNTMGTATTMNSLAEALGMSLPGSAAIPAPHRDRQEVAYQTGLRAVELVRADVKPSDILTREAFENAIVVNSAIGGSTNAPIHLAAIARHIGVDLPIDAWQEKGHAVPLLVNLQPAGEYLGEDYYRAGGVPAVVSQLIDAGLIHEDAGTVNGKSIGANCRGVAIEDEKVIRPFAQPLKDAAGFIVLRGNLFESAIMKTSVISDEFRDRYLSNPDDPDAFEGPAVVFDGPEDYHARIDDPALGITPETLLFMRGAGPVGYPGAAEVVNMRPPAYLIREGIHALPCIGDGRQSGTSGSPSILNASPEAAAMGGLALIRTGDRVRIDLGKGTADVLIPSAELAERRRVLAEAGGYRFPPSQTPWQEIQRKLVGQMESGAILEGAERFQRIAQTQGLPRDNH is encoded by the coding sequence ATGACCGAAGAGCGAAAATTGCGGTCCGCCGCCTGGTTCGACAATCCCGATAATATCGACATGACCGCGCTCTATCTGGAACGCTATCTGAACTTCGGCCTCAGCCTCAAGGAACTGCGCAGCGGCCGCCCGATCATCGGCATCGCGCAGACCGGCAGCGACCTCTCCCCCTGCAACCGCCACCACCTCGTCCTTGCCGAACGGGTACGCGAGGGGATTCGCGACGCAGGCGGGATCGCGATCGAGTTTCCCGTCCATCCGATCCAGGAGACCGGAAAGCGCCCGACCGCAGGGCTCGACCGCAACCTTGCCTATCTCGGGCTGGTCGAGGCGCTCTATGGCTATCCCCTCGACGGCGTGGTGCTGACGATCGGCTGCGACAAGACGACACCCGCCTGCCTGATGGCAGCGGCGACGGTGAACATTCCCGCCATAGCGCTCTCGGTCGGACCAATGCTCAACGGCTGGCACAAGGGCGAGCGCACGGGCTCGGGCACGATCGTGTGGAAGGCGCGCCAGATGCTGGCGGCGGGCGAGATCGACGACGACGAGTTCATCCGCCTCGTCGCGTCCTCCGCCCCCTCAACCGGCTATTGCAACACCATGGGCACGGCGACGACGATGAACTCGCTGGCCGAAGCGCTGGGCATGTCGCTGCCCGGATCGGCAGCGATCCCTGCCCCGCATCGCGACCGGCAGGAAGTCGCGTATCAGACCGGCCTGCGCGCGGTCGAGCTCGTGCGCGCGGACGTGAAGCCGTCCGATATCCTGACGCGCGAGGCATTCGAAAATGCGATCGTCGTCAATTCGGCGATCGGCGGATCGACCAACGCACCGATCCACCTTGCTGCGATCGCCCGCCACATCGGCGTCGATCTGCCCATCGATGCCTGGCAGGAGAAGGGGCACGCAGTGCCGCTGCTGGTCAATCTCCAGCCGGCGGGCGAGTATCTGGGCGAGGATTACTACCGGGCCGGTGGCGTGCCCGCGGTGGTCAGCCAACTGATCGATGCAGGCCTGATCCATGAGGACGCCGGCACCGTGAACGGCAAGTCGATCGGCGCGAATTGCCGTGGCGTCGCGATCGAAGACGAAAAGGTGATCCGCCCCTTCGCGCAACCGCTCAAGGACGCCGCAGGATTCATCGTGCTGCGCGGCAATCTGTTCGAAAGCGCGATCATGAAGACCAGCGTGATCTCCGACGAGTTCCGTGACCGCTACCTCTCCAACCCCGACGATCCCGACGCCTTCGAGGGCCCGGCCGTCGTGTTCGACGGGCCGGAGGATTATCATGCCCGGATCGACGACCCGGCGCTCGGCATCACGCCCGAGACGTTGCTGTTCATGCGCGGCGCAGGTCCGGTTGGGTATCCCGGCGCGGCGGAGGTGGTGAATATGCGTCCGCCCGCCTATCTCATTCGCGAGGGCATCCATGCATTGCCGTGCATCGGCGACGGCCGTCAGTCGGGCACCAGCGGCTCTCCCTCGATCCTCAACGCCAGCCCCGAGGCTGCCGCGATGGGCGGGCTCGCGCTGATCCGCACCGGCGACCGGGTGCGCATCGATCTGGGCAAGGGCACTGCGGATGTGCTGATCCCGAGCGCCGAGCTGGCCGAGCGCCGCCGCGTACTGGCGGAAGCGGGCGGCTATCGCTTTCCGCCCTCGCAGACCCCCTGGCAGGAAATCCAGCGCAAGCTGGTCGGCCAGATGGAAAGCGGCGCGATCCTCGAGGGTGCCGAGCGCTTCCAGCGCATCGCCCAGACCCAAGGCCTGCCGCGCGACAACCACTGA
- a CDS encoding sugar MFS transporter, with protein MAFQQPAGAVPAAPAPESYRRALALLASLFFMWGFITVINNTLLPHLRSVFDLDYTRTTLIESVWFIAYFVASIPSARLIERIGYQRSLVAGLLVMAAGSAGMMLAASIPSYGVTLAMLFVIASGITLLQVAANPYVAVVGRPETASSRLNLVQAMNSAGTMLAPAFGAWLILGRSKGGTSEAGTVLTQAERFADAQSVILPYGLVAVALVMLALVIACFPLPAMGAATRRLAKEERRNHSLWKHRNLVFGVPAIFIYLIAEIGVANLFVNFVSQPDIANLTHEQAGHYLTFLWGGMMAGRFAGSALMQRFDAAHVLAVFAIGAFAVMLVATFATGPTAMWALILVGFFHSIMFPTIFTLGIRGLGPLTEEGSGLLIMAIAGGALVIVQGWLADQWGLQLSFLLTAACEVYVLFYALWGSRTAPA; from the coding sequence ATGGCGTTCCAGCAACCGGCCGGTGCCGTGCCCGCGGCGCCGGCGCCCGAAAGCTACCGGCGCGCCCTCGCGCTGCTCGCCAGCCTGTTCTTCATGTGGGGCTTCATCACGGTCATCAACAACACGCTGCTGCCGCACCTGCGCAGCGTGTTCGACCTCGACTATACCCGCACCACGCTGATCGAGAGCGTGTGGTTCATCGCCTATTTCGTCGCGTCGATCCCGTCTGCCAGGCTGATCGAGCGGATCGGCTATCAGCGGTCGCTCGTCGCCGGGCTGCTGGTGATGGCGGCGGGATCGGCGGGGATGATGCTGGCTGCCAGCATCCCCTCCTACGGCGTGACGCTGGCGATGCTGTTCGTGATCGCGAGCGGAATCACGCTGCTCCAGGTCGCGGCCAATCCCTATGTAGCGGTCGTCGGCAGGCCGGAGACGGCCTCGTCGCGCCTTAACCTAGTGCAGGCGATGAACTCGGCCGGGACGATGCTCGCGCCCGCATTCGGCGCCTGGCTGATCCTCGGGCGGTCGAAAGGCGGTACATCCGAAGCCGGCACCGTGCTGACCCAGGCCGAGCGGTTCGCCGATGCGCAGTCGGTGATCCTGCCCTATGGTCTGGTCGCCGTGGCGCTGGTCATGCTGGCGCTCGTGATCGCGTGCTTCCCGCTTCCCGCCATGGGCGCCGCAACCCGTCGCCTCGCGAAGGAGGAGCGCCGCAACCATTCGCTCTGGAAGCATCGCAACCTCGTCTTCGGCGTGCCGGCGATCTTCATCTACCTGATCGCCGAGATCGGCGTCGCGAACCTGTTCGTGAACTTCGTTAGCCAGCCCGATATCGCGAATCTGACGCATGAGCAGGCGGGCCATTACCTCACCTTCCTCTGGGGCGGCATGATGGCCGGGCGCTTCGCCGGGAGCGCGCTGATGCAGCGGTTCGACGCCGCTCATGTGCTGGCGGTCTTTGCGATCGGCGCGTTCGCGGTGATGCTGGTTGCGACCTTTGCCACCGGTCCGACAGCGATGTGGGCGCTGATCCTGGTCGGCTTCTTCCACTCGATCATGTTCCCCACGATCTTCACGCTGGGGATCAGGGGGCTTGGCCCCCTCACTGAGGAAGGTTCGGGACTGCTCATCATGGCGATCGCCGGGGGTGCCCTGGTGATCGTGCAGGGCTGGCTGGCCGACCAATGGGGGCTCCAGCTCTCGTTCCTGCTCACCGCGGCATGCGAAGTGTACGTGCTGTTCTACGCGCTTTGGGGGTCGCGAACGGCCCCGGCGTAG